ACCAAAAGAAAATAGTGAAAGCGACTGTTCATGTGCGACAAGCACGAGGCAGCTTACGAGGAGGCTTAGCCACCGTAGTGAGATGACTTGTGACCTCGAGCACATAGGAGCTGTAACTGGATTAGAAAAGCGGAAGCTTTTCACGGTGATTACTCACTCTTCATCAATCTTTATCTAGTTTTGAGGGTAAAATTCAAAAAAACTCTTGAAAAAAAATAAGATAGTAGTATAATAATACTTGTCTTTTAAAAAGTCTGGTGGCAATAGCAAAGAGGTCACACCCGTTCCCATACCGAACACGAAAGTTAAGCTCTTTAGCGCCGATGGTAGTTGGGGGCTTCCCCCTGTGAGAGTAGGACGTCGCCAGGCATAACGTTCCGCAGTAGCTCAGTGGTAGAGCTATCGGCTGTTAACCGATCGGTCGCAGGTTCGAATCCTGCCTGCGGAGCCATGCTTCCATAGCTCAGCAGGTAGAGCACTTCCATGGTAAGGAAGAGGTCACCGGTTCGAGCCCGGTTGGAAGCTTACTATTATAAAAGATTGGCCCGTTGGTCAAGCGGTTAAGACACCGCCCTTTCACGGCGGTAACACGGGTTCGAATCCCGTACGGGTCACCATTTTACGGAGGATTAGCTCAGCTGGGAGAGCATCTGCCTTACAAGCAGAGGGTCGGCGGTTCGATCCCGTCATCCTCCACCATTTGCCGGTGTAGCTCAACTGGTAGAGCAACTGACTTGTAATCAGTAGGTTGGGGGTTCAAGTCCTCTTGCCGGCACCATTTAAATATGGAGGGGTAGCGAAGTGGCTAAACGCGGCGGACTGTAAATCCGCTCCCTCAGGGTTCGGCGGTTCGAATCCGTCCCCCTCCACCATTTTGATAGTGATTAAACTATTGGACATACTGTGTATCGTCCTTTTTATATTTACATATGATACATATTTTGGAAAAAAACAAAGTTGTCTTTATTGAATGATTCGGTTTGAATCGTAAAGACTAAACAAGAACTATCGAATGATTTTATTATTGGGCTATAGCCAAGCGGTAAGGCAACGGACTTTGACTCCGTCATGCGTTGGTTCGAATCCAGCTAGCCCAGCCATTTACGAGCCATTAGCTCAGTTGGTAGAGCATCTGACTTTTAATCAGAGGGTCGAAGGTTCGAGTCCTTCATGGCTCATATTTAAGTATTGCTAGTGGGGCCTTAGCTCAGCTGGGAGAGCGCCTGCTTTGCACGCAGGAGGTCAGCGGTTCGATCCCGCTAGGCTCCACCATAACTTATACATATACTCAAAACCTTAGACGATGCTCTAAGGTTTTTTTAATTATTTTGACGCTGAAACATGAGCTATCATTATTAGGGTGATAACGGATAGACCTTTAATCTAACAGTCGATGCCTCTATCATAAAAAGGGCTATAAAGCTTAAATCAAGTAATAATCTACTTGTCACCAATTAATTGCAAAGGTATAAACTGATGAGTTCTACAAATTAATGAGAAAGTGAAGAACATATAAGGTCATACTATAAGTAAATGGCTTTATAAAGTAATTTAATTATTCGAAAATGTAAGCGTATATATATACATTATTTTGTCGAGTTGAGTCATTTAGTCATTGAACGATACAATAAGAGTAGAATGGGTAAGGAGGAATCATAATGAATACAGATAAGATTTCAATAATCGGTGTTCCAATGGACTTAGGCCAAATGCGAAGAGGCGTAGATATGGGTCCAAGTGCTATTCGCTATGCTGGCGTAGTAGAGCGTTTAGAAGCAATTGGTCATCAAGTAGAGGATTTAGGCGACATTGAAATAGGTCGAGCAGAAAAGATGGTACCACAAGATACAAACTTACGTAATTTGAAAGCGGTTGCTGAAGCGAGTGAGCAGCTTGCTTTTACTGTAAATGATGTTGTTCAGCAAGGTCATTTTCCATTAGTTCTAGGGGGTGACCACAGCATTGCGATTGGAACGATAGCTGGTGTAGCAAAAAATTATGATAATCTTGGTGTTATTTGGTATGATGCGCACGGAGATTTAAATACAGCTGAAACGTCTCCTTCTGGAAATATCCATGGCATGCCATTAGCTGCGAGTTTAGGAATTGGTCACGATACTTTAACTAATATTTCAGGATATTTACCAAAGATAAAACCAGAAAATATTGTTATTATCGGGGCTCGTTCACTGGATGAAGGGGAGCGAGAGTTGATAAAGGAAAAGGGTATAAAGGTGTATACCATGCATGAGATTGATCGCTTAGGGATGACTGCTGTCATGTCAGAAGCTATCTCTTATTTAAAAGAAAGGACAGATGGTGTTCATTTATCACTAGATTTGGATGGTTTAGATCCTAGTGATGCACCGGGAGTCGGTACACCAGTTCTCGGTGGAATTAGCTATCGAGAAAGTCATCTTGCAATGGAAATGTTGGAAGAAGCAAAAATTATTACATCAGCAGAATTTGTAGAAGTCAACCCAATTTTGGATGAAAAGAATAAAACTGCCTCAGTTGCAGTAGCGTTAATGGGGTCATTATTTGGCGAAAAATTATTATAATCGTCAAAAAATCAGTCTGACAATACCGTTAGCTGGTAAGATTGAATCAAATTAGTAGCTATTACTTATTAAGAAAACCTGGGAAAGAACGATTTTCCAGGTTTTTTGTTTTTCCAGCATTGTTATTTTAGAAATTATATTAACTTTATTATTGAGAAGGGTAAACAATTGTTAAATTCACGTTTTTCCCAAAGTCTCTATACGTTTCGTTACCTTGTTTCCTACTGTTGCTTTAGACTACTATCTGATTTCACCACCCCATAATATTAAGTACATTATTTATGTGACTCCAGCCCCCTCCTTTATAATTCAATACACTGTTAGTAGGTTTAAACTCAAATAGACCGAGCGACCATTTCATTTTATGAAAAGAATATATGACCCAGTTTTTTGTTTTGTTAAATAGGTAAACATTTTCCTTTTGAAATTTGGTAATATTATAATGAAGTTTTTTGAAACCATATTTGTTATACATTCGTATATATGTATAGCCGCAAGGAGCGGAGGGAATAGGATGGATGCGTTAGTCAATAAACGAATTAAACAAGTGATGAAGGGTGACCAAAACGCATTTGCTGAGATTGTTGAACTATATAAAGATAAAGTATTTCAAATTTGCTTCCGAATGCTTGGAAATCGCCATGAAGCAGAAGATATGGCACAAGAAGCATTTGTGAAAGCCTATATGAATATTCATACCTTTCAGCAGCATCGCAAATTTTCAACATGGTTATTTAGAATCGCGACAAATTTATGTATTGACCGAATCAGAAAGAAAAAGCCAGATTATTATTTGGATGCAGAAGTGACAGGAACAGAAGGATTGACGATGTATTCACAACTTTCTACTGGAGAGCCACTTCCAGAGGAAGAGGTTGAGAGTATGGAGTTGCAAGAAGTCATCCAAAAAGCAATTTCAAAACTCCCTGAAAAATACAGGTCGGTTATCGTGTTAAAATATATTGAAGAGCTCCCTTTGAAAGAGAT
The DNA window shown above is from Bacillus spongiae and carries:
- the rocF gene encoding arginase is translated as MNTDKISIIGVPMDLGQMRRGVDMGPSAIRYAGVVERLEAIGHQVEDLGDIEIGRAEKMVPQDTNLRNLKAVAEASEQLAFTVNDVVQQGHFPLVLGGDHSIAIGTIAGVAKNYDNLGVIWYDAHGDLNTAETSPSGNIHGMPLAASLGIGHDTLTNISGYLPKIKPENIVIIGARSLDEGERELIKEKGIKVYTMHEIDRLGMTAVMSEAISYLKERTDGVHLSLDLDGLDPSDAPGVGTPVLGGISYRESHLAMEMLEEAKIITSAEFVEVNPILDEKNKTASVAVALMGSLFGEKLL
- the sigW gene encoding RNA polymerase sigma factor SigW gives rise to the protein MDALVNKRIKQVMKGDQNAFAEIVELYKDKVFQICFRMLGNRHEAEDMAQEAFVKAYMNIHTFQQHRKFSTWLFRIATNLCIDRIRKKKPDYYLDAEVTGTEGLTMYSQLSTGEPLPEEEVESMELQEVIQKAISKLPEKYRSVIVLKYIEELPLKEISEILDMPLGTVKTRIHRGREALRKQLRKM